From one Agathobaculum sp. NTUH-O15-33 genomic stretch:
- a CDS encoding ABC transporter permease: MFEANNNTAAKAAPKSSFKDVFFLFFDKMGMLAVLLLMVLVFAMTSKVFFTIDNAIVILLQVAIYGLMTFAMSFVLISGGANLSAGAVCGLAGMVTGLVIESAVQTGGALVNFAIPLGILAGICTGLVCGLIDGFCVTKLYIVPFIATLGTQYIFRGLCNIISGGTPISIRSLGDFPGSVFFNRLGTGKIFGFFPYIVIVMIVFGLICAFVLKKTRYARGLYATGSNEEAARLSGINTTKTKFLAYIICDGIAACAGVVMTARMASAQVTGGTGYELEGIAAAVIGGVSIAGGTGTIGGAVIGAFIIGVLRNGLNLNGMNTFWQQVVIGIVIIVAVWIDIMRTRRILTKV; the protein is encoded by the coding sequence ATGTTTGAGGCAAACAACAATACTGCTGCAAAAGCCGCACCCAAATCCAGCTTTAAGGATGTATTTTTTCTGTTTTTTGATAAAATGGGCATGCTTGCGGTTCTGCTGCTTATGGTTCTGGTATTCGCCATGACATCCAAGGTTTTCTTTACGATCGATAACGCAATCGTCATCCTGCTGCAAGTCGCTATATATGGCTTGATGACCTTTGCTATGTCCTTTGTGCTGATTTCGGGCGGCGCCAATCTGTCGGCCGGCGCGGTCTGCGGGCTCGCCGGCATGGTTACCGGACTGGTTATTGAAAGCGCGGTGCAAACCGGCGGGGCGCTTGTCAATTTCGCGATACCTTTGGGCATTCTGGCGGGAATCTGCACCGGTCTGGTCTGCGGCCTGATCGATGGGTTCTGTGTTACCAAACTATACATCGTTCCTTTTATCGCGACCTTGGGCACCCAGTATATCTTTCGGGGCCTGTGCAATATCATCAGCGGCGGCACGCCGATCAGCATTCGCTCTTTGGGCGATTTTCCGGGCTCCGTATTTTTTAACAGACTCGGCACCGGCAAAATTTTTGGTTTCTTTCCCTACATCGTCATTGTCATGATCGTGTTCGGACTAATCTGTGCCTTTGTCCTAAAAAAGACCCGCTATGCCCGCGGTCTGTATGCAACGGGCAGCAACGAGGAGGCAGCCCGTCTTTCGGGCATCAATACGACAAAAACAAAGTTTTTAGCGTACATTATCTGTGACGGCATTGCGGCCTGCGCCGGCGTCGTCATGACGGCGCGTATGGCGTCAGCGCAGGTCACGGGCGGTACGGGCTATGAACTGGAAGGCATTGCAGCCGCGGTTATCGGCGGCGTGAGTATTGCAGGCGGTACAGGAACCATTGGCGGCGCGGTCATTGGTGCCTTTATCATTGGCGTCCTCCGAAACGGACTTAACCTCAATGGTATGAATACCTTCTGGCAGCAGGTGGTAATCGGTATCGTGATCATCGTTGCGGTTTGGATCGATATTATGCGTACCAGAAGAATCCTAACAAAGGTTTGA